The following are from one region of the Dreissena polymorpha isolate Duluth1 chromosome 2, UMN_Dpol_1.0, whole genome shotgun sequence genome:
- the LOC127869485 gene encoding uncharacterized protein LOC127869485 translates to MTKMNKLILLVFVVCVAVVSAKDFNSEYVLYNIDDEQLGLQWPSDCRRSPLLIYARKCNLNVIISVNGFSVEDPASKLQITRIPWVVSNNQHCRDIIGALTARCEGTTTNPGPTTTDASYYNGEGDYQ, encoded by the exons ATGACAAAGATGAACAAGCTCATACTTTTAGTATTTGTTGTGTGCGTGGCGGTTGTCAGTGCAAAAG ATTTTAACTCGGAGTATGTCCTCTACAACATCGATGATGAACAGTTGGGCCTGCAGTGGCCAAGTGACTGTAGGAGAAGCCCCCTGTTGATTTACGCCAGGAAATGCAATCTCAATGTCATAATAAGTGTGAATGGTTTCAGCGTCGAG GACCCAGCATCTAAACTGCAAATCACGAGGATTCCATGGGTAGTCTCCAACAATCAACATTGCCGTGACATCATCGGCGCTTTGACAGCCCGCTGTGAAGGCACAACAACCAACCCGGGACCTACAACTACTGATGCTTCCTACTACAACGGCGAGGGAGATTACCAGTAG